In the Paenibacillus sp. FSL R7-0337 genome, GGGGACCCGCTCTGGAACAGCATTCCGGCAGTCAAGGAAGGCCGGCTGATGAATATCGACTTCGGATTATCTTACTATAATGATATCTACTCCCTGAATGCACAGCTGGATTACATGGTTGAGCATTTGCTTGCAGCACCGCGGGTGAAGTAATACCAATGGCATCATTCGCAAAATAAACGTAGGCACAAATCAAACAGAGCAGCGCTCCCCTTATATTGGAGAATCGCTGCTCTGTTTTTAGATGTAAAACATCCTATAATAAGGTCTTTCATATAAATATTGTTGCTGATTCTCCGCTTTGATACAATGAGGAAAGAATACTTCTTAGGAGAAGGGAGTTGTACATTTGAAAAGAAAATTTGGAGACCGTTCAGATTGGAAACGTGTATTGGAAAGAGAATACGCCCAGTCATATCTTGAAACGGATAATTTTAAAGGCTACTTATCACTTCTGAAGATTGCCAAAGTTAAAGAGCCGTTGTACGTAAAATACTTTGATCAAAAGGTTTGCATTGTAAATGATGGTTATTCGTGGCTTCAACAATTCCCTCTTGATAAGCATCATTCAGTGACTACAATGTTTGACGAGCAAGGGCAAATTGTACAGTGGTATATTGATATATGCTATAGGAATGGTGTAAGTGAGGATAACGTGCCTTGGATGGACGATTTGTTCTTAGATATTGTCGTTTTGCCGTCAGGTGAAGTAATCCAAAAGGATTCGGATGAACTCGATGAAGCATTGCTTCAGGGCAGAATTGACAGCTCTCTATATAACCTCGCAAGACAAGAGGCAGACTTAATTAATTCCCTTATCAAAGACGGGAAATTCACCTTGTTGCAGCTTTCAGAGCAACATCAAGATATTCTTGTACATATACTCCAAACGTAAGCCTGATAAAAAATGAACAACTCACCAATTTATGCTGGGATTGTTCGGGACACATAACATCAATGTTATCGAAAAGAACCTTAAAATAAAAAGCTGTCCCAAGCAGCAAATGGCTTGCGGGACAGCTTTTTGCATTTATGAAGTCAGTCTACCATGCTGATACTGCTCCAGCGACATCAGCACCTCACGCGG is a window encoding:
- a CDS encoding DUF402 domain-containing protein, with the translated sequence MKRKFGDRSDWKRVLEREYAQSYLETDNFKGYLSLLKIAKVKEPLYVKYFDQKVCIVNDGYSWLQQFPLDKHHSVTTMFDEQGQIVQWYIDICYRNGVSEDNVPWMDDLFLDIVVLPSGEVIQKDSDELDEALLQGRIDSSLYNLARQEADLINSLIKDGKFTLLQLSEQHQDILVHILQT